The region ACTAAATGTctgatataaaaaaaaaattatatgtCTGATATGttcgttttcttgtttattCGTTGAATGTTTCGTCTAGTCTGAAAATATGAGCATTTCGTGTCGTCGCCGAATGATGATAGATTCAATCCAATCGATGTGCGGCGTAACGTCCGTCATAACTAAGCTTGATCCACAATCCTTACTGAGCGATGATACCACGCCGTAGATGTAATTGGGATCTTCTTCTTCATATTTAACATTGGTCACCGGGGCTCCATAGTCCAACtagaaaagcaaaacgaaacacttAAGAAAAGGCACAAGACCGTTACAACCATTACAACCGTTACTCACCGAACAAAGTCGCGGCACCAACTTAACTTCATTGTGGCAGCGAATCAAATCACTACCGCGGAGTCCATCGGCTTGGCAATCTTTTTTGTCCATAGGAACAATCGAGATGGTTCTGTTCACCAACTCAGGGGAGAACGATGGCAGGAACTGTTCCGATAGTCCGTATGCGCTAACCACAGGATACGTGCCCCATTCGCCATCAGTACGACGGTTCCAAAGGCAGGACGGGCGATGTACTTTTGGATTGGTGAACTTTGCGATCTTCACGAGGGCGACGTCGTTTTCTGGACGTCCTTGAACATATTTCGGGGACACATAAACATCCTGCACGGCGATACGTTCTTTGCCATCATAAGAGACATATGATGGATCGCCGCGGTTAGTTGTGACACAGGATGCGGACGTTATCAGATACTGGTAGTCAATCAGCGTAGCTCCACATT is a window of Anopheles cruzii unplaced genomic scaffold, idAnoCruzAS_RS32_06 scaffold03554_ctg1, whole genome shotgun sequence DNA encoding:
- the LOC128277041 gene encoding mite allergen Der p 3-like codes for the protein MPDGFRDDQFCAAGGDMDTCEGDSGGPIGVKRLTVGGFVVPLVVGIVSFGTPCTAGSTGVYTKISSYIDWIEREVNQTLSYGECSKGLSCLRPKKSTTVDFATHNPLQRFGLIWDDTAPSLYECGATLIDYQYLITSASCVTTNRGDPSYVSYDGKERIAVQDVYVSPKYVQGRPENDVALVKIAKFTNPKVHRPSCLWNRRTDGEWGTYPVVSAYGLSEQFLPSFSPELVNRTISIVPMDKKDCQADGLRGSDLIRCHNEVKLVPRLCSLDYGAPVTNVKYEEEDPNYIYGVVSSLSKDCGSSLVMTDVTPHIDWIESIIIRRRHEMLIFSD